The following are encoded together in the Oceanobacillus zhaokaii genome:
- a CDS encoding PadR family transcriptional regulator → MFNRELVKGSTSLLVLQLLNERDMYGYELVKEMDRRSGHSLQMKEGTLYPALHKMEKQEYIEHYWQNQEKGPARKYYRITLEGKDILAERTTEWHRYVQMMNNLIGDSKS, encoded by the coding sequence ATGTTTAATCGTGAGCTTGTGAAGGGGAGTACATCACTTCTCGTATTGCAATTATTAAATGAACGTGACATGTATGGTTACGAGTTAGTAAAAGAAATGGATCGTCGTAGTGGTCACAGCCTGCAAATGAAGGAAGGGACGTTGTATCCTGCACTTCATAAGATGGAAAAGCAGGAATATATTGAACACTATTGGCAAAATCAAGAAAAGGGCCCTGCCCGTAAATATTATCGAATCACCCTGGAAGGCAAAGACATTTTGGCTGAAAGGACAACGGAGTGGCATCGCTATGTCCAAATGATGAATAATTTAATTGGGGATAGTAAATCATGA